A region of Sphingobium baderi DNA encodes the following proteins:
- a CDS encoding DMT family transporter: MEQQPAKSGVILPFLLVTLIWSSTWIVIRDQLSAVPPSWSVSYRFLVAGFAMVLFALARRVPLRLPPKGIAFAALLGLAQFVLNFNFVYRAEHYLTSGVVATVYAMLLIPNSILSWIAFRQPVSRAFIAGSAIAIAGIALLLVKEYRAAEIASDAVLLGVALSIAGLFSASAANVMQGMWIARRLPMVAVLSWAMLIGGAMDAAYAWITVGPPVMEWRAAYVMGILWLGIAGSVVTFPLYFQLIQRIGAARAAYSSVLIPVIAMLISTVAEGYRWTALSIAGAALAILGMIIALRAKKN, translated from the coding sequence ATGGAGCAGCAGCCGGCAAAAAGCGGCGTGATCCTCCCCTTCCTCCTCGTCACCTTGATCTGGAGTTCGACCTGGATCGTGATCCGCGACCAACTGTCGGCGGTGCCGCCAAGCTGGTCTGTCAGCTACCGCTTTCTGGTGGCGGGATTCGCTATGGTCCTGTTCGCGTTGGCACGGCGGGTGCCGCTGCGCCTGCCGCCGAAAGGTATCGCTTTTGCCGCATTGCTGGGACTCGCGCAATTCGTGCTCAACTTCAACTTCGTCTATCGCGCGGAGCATTATCTGACCTCCGGCGTGGTCGCGACCGTCTATGCGATGCTGCTGATCCCCAACAGCATCCTGTCCTGGATCGCCTTTCGCCAACCGGTGAGCCGCGCCTTCATCGCCGGATCGGCCATCGCCATCGCGGGAATCGCATTGCTGCTGGTAAAGGAATATCGCGCGGCGGAAATCGCATCCGATGCGGTGCTGCTGGGCGTGGCGCTCAGCATCGCTGGGCTGTTCAGTGCATCGGCGGCCAATGTCATGCAGGGGATGTGGATCGCCCGGCGGCTGCCGATGGTGGCGGTGTTGAGCTGGGCGATGCTGATCGGCGGGGCGATGGACGCGGCCTATGCATGGATTACGGTGGGGCCGCCGGTGATGGAATGGCGAGCCGCTTATGTAATGGGGATATTGTGGTTGGGGATAGCGGGATCGGTCGTCACCTTCCCACTCTATTTCCAGTTGATCCAGCGCATCGGCGCGGCACGGGCAGCTTATAGCAGCGTACTGATCCCGGTGATCGCCATGCTGATCTCCACGGTGGCGGAGGGCTATCGCTGGACTGCCCTATCCATCGCGGGAGCCGCGCTGGCGATCCTGGGCATGATCATCGCGCTGCGAGCGAAGAAAAATTAG
- a CDS encoding LysR substrate-binding domain-containing protein, which produces MRRLPPLTALEAFVQVARLGSVKAAAEELALSTPALSRRVQALERFIGRSLFDRKHQALEINADGQRLLDDIAPALDSLSQALENIQSGGNQLRLRLAVMPLFATQRLFPRLGQLRQMHPQLHIDIETTPYAVARLGEGLDAAIVLAKDIDPALYAHELDHDEVYLIGRRALLEQPHPLSTPEELSQHTILLHRDMTLAFDAWKEAVGLPDLQPLAVDNYDSGQLMLEAAAQGLGVAVMHASHFQQAADERLVRLFPTRVESPYRYFFVCRPRALQTRSVRIFRDWLVSADI; this is translated from the coding sequence ATGCGCAGACTGCCGCCTCTCACGGCCCTGGAGGCCTTTGTTCAGGTTGCCCGCCTTGGTTCGGTCAAGGCGGCGGCGGAGGAACTTGCGCTATCGACACCGGCCTTGAGCCGCCGGGTGCAGGCGCTGGAACGTTTCATTGGGCGTTCGCTATTCGACCGCAAGCATCAGGCGCTGGAAATCAACGCCGACGGGCAGCGGTTGTTGGACGATATCGCCCCCGCGCTGGATTCACTCAGCCAGGCGCTCGAAAATATTCAGAGCGGTGGCAATCAACTGCGCCTGCGGCTGGCTGTCATGCCTCTGTTCGCAACACAGCGCCTGTTTCCTCGGCTGGGCCAATTACGGCAGATGCATCCCCAGCTACATATCGATATCGAAACCACCCCTTATGCCGTCGCGCGGCTGGGCGAGGGACTGGATGCAGCCATCGTGCTGGCGAAGGACATCGACCCCGCGCTCTACGCGCATGAACTGGATCATGACGAAGTCTATCTGATCGGGCGGCGCGCCCTGCTGGAGCAGCCCCATCCATTGAGCACGCCGGAGGAGCTATCACAACACACCATATTGCTGCACCGCGACATGACGTTGGCCTTCGACGCATGGAAGGAAGCGGTCGGCCTGCCCGACCTGCAACCGCTGGCGGTCGACAATTATGATTCGGGCCAGCTCATGCTGGAAGCCGCGGCACAGGGATTGGGCGTCGCCGTGATGCATGCCAGCCATTTCCAGCAGGCGGCGGACGAACGGCTGGTCCGCCTGTTCCCGACCAGGGTGGAAAGCCCCTATCGTTATTTCTTCGTCTGCCGTCCGCGCGCATTGCAGACGCGTTCTGTTCGCATATTCCGCGACTGGCTGGTTTCGGCGGATATCTGA
- a CDS encoding branched-chain amino acid aminotransferase yields MDVQQTSRFTVIPNSKAVAADQRAVLLEDPGFGRIHTDHMVTIRYSEGQGWHSHMLGPREPFQLDPACAVLHYAQEIFEGMKAYRLADGNVAMFRPEENARRFNESAHRMAMPPIPEDLFLEAVEQLVKIDAGWIPDGEGSLYLRPFMFASEAFLGVRPAKDYIFCVIASPAGAYFKGGKKAVSLWVSEHYTRAAPGGTGAAKCGGNYAASLIAQAEASTHGCDQVVFLDAAEHKWVEELGGMNIFFVMEDGAIVTPPLGTILPGITRDSIMKLARNKGHDVREEPYSFAQWRADAASGKLREAFACGTAAVVTAIGTVKSVEGDFTIGNGDGGMVTESLRADLTGIQRGTVADPVNWVRRL; encoded by the coding sequence ATGGACGTCCAGCAGACATCGCGCTTCACCGTCATCCCCAACAGCAAGGCTGTGGCGGCTGACCAGCGCGCCGTATTGTTGGAAGATCCGGGCTTTGGGCGCATTCACACCGATCATATGGTGACGATTCGCTATTCTGAGGGGCAGGGCTGGCACAGCCATATGCTCGGACCGCGTGAGCCGTTTCAGCTCGATCCGGCCTGCGCGGTCCTGCATTATGCACAGGAAATATTCGAAGGCATGAAGGCCTATCGCCTTGCCGACGGCAACGTCGCCATGTTCCGGCCGGAGGAAAATGCCCGTCGTTTCAATGAATCGGCGCACCGCATGGCGATGCCCCCCATTCCCGAAGACCTCTTCCTAGAAGCGGTCGAGCAGCTGGTGAAGATCGACGCGGGCTGGATTCCGGATGGTGAGGGAAGCCTTTATCTGCGCCCCTTTATGTTCGCGAGTGAGGCGTTCCTAGGCGTGCGACCGGCCAAGGACTATATTTTCTGTGTCATCGCATCGCCTGCGGGTGCCTATTTCAAGGGCGGCAAGAAGGCCGTCAGCCTGTGGGTGTCGGAACATTATACCCGCGCCGCGCCCGGCGGCACCGGCGCCGCCAAATGCGGCGGCAACTATGCCGCTTCGCTGATCGCGCAGGCCGAAGCCAGCACTCATGGTTGCGATCAGGTCGTCTTCCTGGACGCCGCAGAGCATAAGTGGGTCGAGGAATTGGGTGGCATGAACATCTTCTTCGTGATGGAGGATGGGGCGATCGTGACTCCGCCGCTCGGTACGATCCTGCCCGGCATCACCCGCGATAGCATCATGAAGCTGGCCCGCAACAAGGGCCATGACGTGCGCGAGGAACCCTACAGCTTCGCCCAGTGGCGCGCGGACGCGGCCAGTGGCAAGCTGCGCGAAGCCTTCGCCTGCGGCACGGCGGCGGTGGTAACCGCCATCGGCACGGTCAAGAGCGTGGAGGGCGATTTCACCATCGGCAATGGCGATGGCGGCATGGTGACAGAATCGCTGCGCGCTGACCTGACCGGCATCCAGCGTGGCACGGTGGCCGATCCGGTGAACTGGGTACGCAGGCTGTAA
- a CDS encoding FAD-dependent monooxygenase has product MQRFDVVILGGGLVGLTLGIALSGHGVRCAVIDPADPVETTAAGFDGRVSAISSTSHAMLSAIGVADLLEGKGCPIDRIWVSDGLQPGALDFAPDADDGVMGVMFPNRDLRVALVQAAEKAGNLTRFQPDRAVDVDRGADGVTLTLASGAQLCGGLLVAAEGRNSPTREAAGIRTTRWQYKHVAMVTAIDHEVPHGNTAYEIFYVGGPFALLPMLPGTRSAIVWTVPTQQAPAMMKLSERAWLAEAQKRMGGFLGEISLAGPRSSYPLGFHHAARITDTRLALVGDSAHAIHPIAGQGLNLGFRDVAALAEVLVEGMRLGLDPGDAQLLARYQRWRSLDSLSVSVAMDGLVRLFDIPGRIPSAIRRAGLAAVQRTSVLKNRFMAEARGESGALPRLLTGEMV; this is encoded by the coding sequence ATGCAACGCTTTGACGTCGTGATTCTGGGCGGGGGCCTCGTCGGCCTCACCCTTGGCATCGCTCTTTCGGGCCACGGTGTGCGCTGCGCCGTGATTGACCCCGCCGATCCGGTCGAAACCACCGCCGCCGGTTTCGACGGGCGGGTGTCGGCCATTTCCTCGACCAGCCATGCGATGCTGTCCGCCATCGGGGTCGCCGATCTGCTGGAGGGCAAGGGTTGTCCCATCGATCGCATCTGGGTCAGCGACGGCTTGCAGCCCGGCGCCCTCGACTTCGCGCCGGATGCGGATGACGGCGTGATGGGTGTCATGTTCCCCAATCGCGACTTGCGCGTGGCGCTCGTCCAGGCGGCGGAGAAGGCAGGAAACCTCACCCGCTTCCAGCCCGATCGCGCTGTCGACGTGGATCGCGGCGCGGATGGCGTGACGTTGACGCTCGCCAGTGGCGCGCAACTGTGCGGTGGGTTGCTAGTTGCGGCGGAGGGCCGCAACAGCCCTACGCGCGAAGCGGCGGGTATCCGCACGACTCGCTGGCAATATAAGCATGTCGCGATGGTCACGGCCATCGACCATGAAGTGCCGCACGGCAACACGGCCTATGAAATCTTCTATGTTGGCGGCCCCTTTGCGCTGCTGCCGATGCTGCCAGGAACGCGCTCAGCCATCGTGTGGACGGTGCCGACGCAGCAGGCGCCCGCGATGATGAAGCTGTCGGAACGGGCGTGGCTCGCCGAAGCGCAGAAGCGCATGGGCGGCTTTCTGGGCGAGATTTCGCTGGCGGGGCCGCGATCATCCTATCCGCTGGGTTTCCATCATGCGGCGCGGATCACCGATACGCGCCTTGCGCTGGTGGGCGATTCGGCCCACGCCATCCATCCCATCGCAGGGCAAGGGTTGAACCTTGGTTTCCGTGATGTCGCGGCGCTGGCGGAAGTGCTGGTGGAAGGGATGCGCCTTGGCCTCGATCCGGGCGACGCGCAGCTTCTGGCACGCTATCAGCGCTGGCGGAGCCTCGATTCCCTGTCGGTCAGCGTGGCGATGGACGGCCTTGTCCGGTTGTTCGACATTCCCGGTCGCATCCCTTCAGCCATCCGCCGTGCGGGTCTTGCCGCCGTGCAGCGCACGTCCGTCCTCAAGAACCGCTTCATGGCCGAAGCGCGGGGCGAATCCGGGGCTCTCCCCCGTCTGCTGACGGGCGAGATGGTTTAG
- a CDS encoding glutathione S-transferase family protein: MWQLYQFPLCPFSRKVRLLLGEKGVGYDLVRESPWDMRDEFLDLNPAGTTPVMVDREGGLTLIDSQAICEYFEETVEKFPLISGTAAGRAEVRRLTAFFDQNFYGDVVGPLLHERMKKRLIERAPPDARVLREAMKRANIHMDYMDYLLDHRAWMAGGTLSLADVAAAAHLSVADYLGGIDWAGHETVKRWYAGFKSRPSFRPLLSERMEVITPPPHYEKPDF; this comes from the coding sequence ATGTGGCAGCTTTATCAATTCCCGCTTTGTCCCTTCTCACGCAAGGTGCGCCTTCTGCTCGGCGAGAAGGGCGTGGGCTATGATCTTGTGCGCGAATCGCCATGGGACATGCGCGACGAATTTCTGGACCTCAATCCCGCGGGCACCACGCCTGTCATGGTGGATCGGGAAGGGGGCCTGACCCTGATCGACAGTCAGGCGATCTGCGAATATTTCGAGGAAACCGTGGAAAAATTCCCACTGATTTCCGGCACTGCAGCGGGAAGGGCGGAAGTGCGCCGGCTGACCGCTTTTTTCGACCAGAATTTTTATGGCGACGTGGTCGGCCCGCTGCTCCACGAGCGGATGAAAAAGCGCCTGATCGAACGTGCTCCACCTGACGCCCGTGTCCTGCGCGAGGCGATGAAACGCGCCAACATTCATATGGATTATATGGACTATCTGCTCGACCACCGCGCCTGGATGGCGGGCGGAACGCTCAGCCTTGCCGATGTCGCGGCGGCGGCGCATCTATCTGTGGCGGATTATCTAGGTGGCATCGACTGGGCGGGGCATGAAACGGTGAAACGTTGGTATGCCGGCTTCAAGTCGCGCCCGTCCTTCCGCCCGCTGCTGTCGGAGCGGATGGAGGTCATCACTCCGCCGCCCCATTATGAAAAGCCCGATTTCTAG
- the acs gene encoding acetate--CoA ligase produces MSDDFFPVPATWAKDALLDREGRAADYRRSIEDSHDYWLERAKRLAWITQPTRTDESSFAEADFNVKWFADGQINVSVNCIDRHLAERGDQVAIIWEPDSPEEEPRRYTYKQVHEEVCRFANVLKGAGAKKGDRITIYLPMIPEAAFALLACARIGAVHSVVFGGFSPEALAGRIIDCDSTLVITADEGRRAGKAVPLKANVDAALHDCASVKRVIVVKATGGAVAMKDGRDLWLHEEAGRVSADCPPETMNAEDPLFILYTSGSTGKPKGVLHTSGGYLLWAALTHELCFDYRPGDIWWCAADIGWVTGHSYIVYGPLANGATTLMYEGVPNWPTPSRIWEVVDRHQVHAVFTAPTALRALMREGDEFVTRTSRQSLRLLGTVGEPINPEAWRWYHHIVGEDRCPIIDTWWQTETGAAMIAPMPGATDLKPGSATLPMPGVIPQIVDGEGQVLHSAAEGNLVIAQSWPGQMRTVWGDHDRFFQTYFTTFPGKYTTGDGARRDADGYYWITGRVDDVINVSGHRMGTAEVESALVLHESVAEAAVVGFPHDIKGQGIYAYVTLNAHEEPSEDLRRTLSAWVRTEIGPIATPDAIQFAPALPKTRSGKIMRRILRKIAEGETSAQALGDTSTLADPSVVDNLVANRVGG; encoded by the coding sequence ATGTCTGACGATTTCTTCCCGGTTCCCGCGACATGGGCCAAGGATGCGCTGCTGGACCGGGAGGGGCGGGCGGCGGATTACCGGCGCTCGATCGAGGACAGCCATGATTATTGGCTGGAGCGGGCTAAGCGGCTGGCTTGGATCACCCAGCCCACGCGCACCGACGAAAGCAGCTTTGCCGAAGCAGATTTCAACGTGAAGTGGTTCGCGGACGGACAGATCAACGTCAGCGTCAATTGCATCGACCGGCATCTGGCGGAACGGGGCGATCAGGTCGCGATCATCTGGGAACCCGATTCCCCGGAAGAGGAACCACGCCGCTACACCTACAAACAGGTGCATGAAGAAGTCTGCCGCTTCGCCAATGTGCTGAAAGGCGCGGGCGCGAAGAAGGGCGACCGGATCACCATTTACCTGCCGATGATCCCGGAGGCCGCCTTCGCCCTGCTCGCCTGTGCGCGGATCGGGGCGGTCCACAGCGTCGTCTTCGGCGGCTTTTCGCCCGAAGCGCTGGCCGGGCGCATCATCGATTGCGATTCGACGCTGGTCATCACCGCCGACGAAGGACGGCGCGCGGGCAAGGCCGTGCCGCTCAAGGCCAATGTCGATGCGGCGCTCCATGACTGCGCCAGCGTGAAGCGCGTGATCGTGGTGAAGGCGACCGGCGGCGCGGTGGCGATGAAGGACGGACGCGACCTGTGGCTGCATGAGGAAGCGGGACGCGTTTCCGCCGACTGCCCGCCCGAAACCATGAACGCCGAAGATCCACTGTTCATCCTCTACACCTCCGGATCGACCGGCAAGCCCAAGGGGGTGCTGCACACGAGCGGAGGCTATCTGCTCTGGGCCGCCCTCACCCATGAGTTGTGCTTCGATTACCGGCCCGGCGACATCTGGTGGTGCGCGGCGGACATCGGCTGGGTCACGGGTCACAGCTATATCGTCTATGGGCCGCTGGCGAACGGGGCGACCACGCTAATGTATGAAGGCGTACCCAACTGGCCGACGCCCAGCCGCATCTGGGAAGTGGTCGACCGGCATCAGGTGCACGCCGTCTTCACCGCCCCCACAGCGTTGCGCGCGCTGATGCGGGAAGGCGACGAGTTCGTTACACGCACCAGTCGCCAGTCGCTGCGCCTGCTGGGCACGGTGGGCGAGCCGATCAACCCGGAGGCATGGCGCTGGTATCATCATATCGTAGGCGAGGATCGCTGCCCGATCATCGACACATGGTGGCAGACCGAAACCGGCGCGGCGATGATCGCGCCGATGCCGGGTGCCACGGACCTGAAACCTGGCTCCGCCACTCTTCCCATGCCCGGTGTGATCCCGCAGATCGTGGATGGCGAGGGGCAGGTGCTACACAGCGCGGCGGAGGGCAACCTCGTCATCGCGCAGAGTTGGCCGGGACAGATGCGAACCGTTTGGGGGGATCATGATCGCTTCTTCCAGACTTATTTCACCACCTTCCCCGGCAAATACACGACGGGCGACGGAGCGCGGCGGGATGCCGACGGCTATTACTGGATCACGGGGCGCGTGGACGACGTCATCAACGTATCCGGGCACCGCATGGGCACGGCGGAGGTCGAAAGCGCGCTGGTGCTGCATGAAAGCGTCGCGGAGGCGGCGGTGGTCGGCTTCCCCCACGACATCAAGGGGCAGGGCATCTATGCCTATGTAACCTTGAACGCGCATGAGGAGCCGAGCGAGGACCTCCGCAGGACACTCAGCGCATGGGTGCGGACGGAAATCGGCCCCATCGCGACGCCCGACGCCATCCAGTTCGCGCCAGCGCTGCCCAAGACCCGCTCAGGCAAGATCATGCGTCGTATCCTCCGCAAGATCGCGGAGGGTGAGACATCGGCTCAGGCGCTTGGCGACACCAGCACGCTGGCCGATCCGTCGGTGGTGGATAATTTGGTGGCGAATCGGGTGGGAGGATAG
- a CDS encoding threonine aldolase family protein: MHFFSDNATPVCPPVMAAIAAADREDHGYDRDAWSARLDGAFSDLFDTPAKAIWVASGTAANSIALACLCPPYGGIVAHEEAHVAVDECGAPAFFTHGASLMTLPGEGAKLSPDAVQERLGTIRPDVHQMPARAITITNATEYGLVYTPDEVARLSTVAKTHGMGLHMDGARFANAVAHLDCDPGDITWRAGVDVLSFGCVKNGGMVGEALVFFGPQANVRAAEAERWRKRSGHLVSKGRYLAAQILTLLEDDLWLANARAANEAAQVLAANASGRLMYSVQANELFLELTAAEAASLRAQGFEFHDWGEGAARIVTNWSQDAASVEVLAQALRALG, translated from the coding sequence ATGCATTTCTTTTCCGACAACGCCACGCCCGTCTGTCCGCCTGTCATGGCCGCCATCGCCGCCGCTGACCGGGAGGATCATGGCTATGATCGCGACGCATGGAGCGCGCGGCTGGACGGTGCCTTTTCCGATCTGTTCGACACGCCTGCAAAAGCCATATGGGTGGCGAGCGGGACGGCCGCGAACAGTATCGCGCTTGCCTGCCTGTGCCCGCCCTATGGCGGCATCGTCGCGCACGAAGAGGCGCATGTCGCGGTAGACGAATGTGGCGCGCCGGCTTTCTTTACTCACGGCGCCAGCCTGATGACGCTGCCGGGCGAAGGCGCGAAGCTGTCACCTGATGCGGTGCAAGAGCGGCTTGGGACAATCCGCCCGGACGTGCACCAGATGCCTGCGCGAGCGATTACCATCACCAACGCAACCGAATATGGCCTCGTCTATACGCCGGACGAGGTGGCGCGCCTGAGCACCGTAGCGAAAACGCATGGCATGGGCCTCCACATGGACGGCGCGCGCTTCGCCAATGCGGTGGCGCATCTGGACTGCGATCCGGGCGACATCACATGGCGCGCGGGCGTCGACGTGCTGAGCTTCGGCTGCGTCAAGAATGGCGGCATGGTGGGCGAGGCGCTGGTTTTTTTCGGCCCGCAGGCCAACGTGCGGGCGGCTGAGGCCGAGCGCTGGCGCAAGCGGTCGGGGCATCTCGTTTCGAAAGGGCGCTATCTCGCCGCGCAGATCCTCACGCTGCTGGAGGATGATCTGTGGCTGGCCAACGCCCGTGCGGCCAATGAAGCGGCGCAGGTGCTGGCGGCGAACGCGAGCGGCAGGCTAATGTATTCGGTGCAGGCCAATGAACTGTTCTTAGAGCTGACGGCGGCGGAAGCGGCAAGCCTGCGCGCGCAGGGCTTCGAATTCCATGACTGGGGCGAAGGCGCGGCCCGGATCGTCACCAACTGGTCGCAGGATGCTGCAAGTGTCGAAGTGCTCGCCCAGGCGTTGCGGGCACTCGGCTGA
- a CDS encoding sensor domain-containing diguanylate cyclase, with translation MSAAPSPFASPPHGLTDRLTRWARGLSGKAEEGEEETPVERRSRASTAADREITRRRKLYDDIGAFLFAHDLDLTSMNFSVALDYLTGTNIGIEKAVKAVMMERGQVTNSWVETVVAEQRADEITPEALVAMLDKVEENLTLFTGLMHESRSSAKDYGAALQEHAKDLASGGDAETVLGRLVSLTRSMVEKTRQVETQLRDNQKQTQALRSGLENARQAAEHDFLTGLPNRRAFEGALREELSLARAQGEPLAIGFCDIDHFKIINDTHGHDTGDRVLKFVAGLLTKISNDRCHVARHGGEEFVMLFRGKTASEACALVDKVREDLAGRSLVNRANGEKMEQVTFSAGVADVLEYEHPRAALRAADRALYLAKEHGRNRVYVAADTD, from the coding sequence ATGAGCGCAGCACCCTCTCCTTTCGCCAGCCCTCCGCATGGGCTTACCGACCGCCTGACGCGATGGGCGCGTGGCCTATCGGGCAAAGCCGAAGAGGGGGAGGAAGAAACGCCGGTTGAACGGCGGTCGCGCGCCAGCACGGCAGCCGATCGGGAAATTACGCGCCGGCGCAAGCTGTATGACGATATTGGTGCTTTCCTGTTCGCGCATGATCTGGACCTGACGTCGATGAATTTCTCCGTCGCGCTCGATTATCTGACGGGCACGAATATCGGCATCGAAAAGGCGGTGAAGGCCGTTATGATGGAACGCGGTCAAGTCACCAATAGCTGGGTCGAAACCGTCGTCGCCGAACAGCGCGCCGACGAAATCACGCCCGAAGCGCTGGTGGCCATGCTGGACAAGGTAGAGGAAAATCTGACCCTGTTCACTGGCCTGATGCATGAATCGCGCAGCAGCGCCAAGGATTACGGCGCCGCCCTGCAGGAACATGCCAAGGATCTGGCATCAGGCGGCGACGCGGAAACCGTGCTTGGCCGGCTGGTCAGCCTGACCCGGTCGATGGTGGAAAAGACGCGACAGGTCGAAACCCAGCTTCGCGACAATCAGAAGCAGACACAGGCGCTGAGATCCGGCCTGGAAAACGCCCGCCAGGCTGCCGAGCATGACTTCCTGACCGGCCTGCCCAACCGCCGCGCCTTTGAAGGCGCGCTGCGCGAGGAACTATCGCTGGCGCGGGCGCAGGGCGAGCCGCTGGCCATCGGCTTCTGCGACATCGATCATTTCAAGATCATCAACGACACCCACGGGCACGACACGGGCGACCGGGTGCTGAAATTCGTGGCGGGCCTGCTGACGAAGATTTCCAACGACCGCTGCCATGTGGCGCGCCATGGCGGGGAGGAATTCGTGATGCTATTCCGCGGCAAGACGGCGTCCGAAGCCTGCGCGCTGGTCGACAAGGTGCGCGAAGATCTGGCGGGCCGCAGCCTCGTCAACCGCGCCAATGGTGAGAAAATGGAACAGGTCACCTTCTCAGCTGGCGTCGCCGATGTGCTGGAATATGAACATCCCCGCGCCGCTCTGCGGGCTGCGGACAGAGCACTCTATCTAGCCAAGGAACATGGCCGCAACCGCGTCTATGTAGCAGCGGATACGGATTGA